A window of Thalassophryne amazonica chromosome 21, fThaAma1.1, whole genome shotgun sequence contains these coding sequences:
- the tube1 gene encoding tubulin epsilon chain: protein MTQSVVVQVGQCGNQVGCRFWDLALREHAHLNKNGLYDEALSSFFQNVDLRKGGGRPCEVGDRIRHLKARAVLVDMEEGVVNQILQGPLREVFDSAQLLTDVSGSGNNWAVGHLTYGATYREQIVDKVRKAAELCDCLQSFLLIHSMGGGTGSGLGTRVLNLLEEEFPEVCRIVTSVYPSAEDDVITSPYNSVLAMRELMEHADCVLPIENQSLVNIVNKIKHMSDGGRSGSAIKRDGTVISGQGGLSVAEKPFDAMNNIVANLLLSITSSARFQGSLNMDLNEIVMNLVPFPRLHFLVPSLTPLYTLADIHVSSRRLDQMFSDAFSKDHQLIRADPKRSLYLACALMVRGNVQVSDLRRNIERLKPSLPFVSWNQEGWKTALCSVPPVGHAYSLLALANNTCVKPTFMELRERFSKLYRKKAHLHHYLHVDGMDQSFFSEALGSLSSLIEEYHHLDATKGRLTPDTPRLSIAT, encoded by the exons ATGACGCAGTCGGTGGTTGTTCAGG tGGGTCAGTGTGGGAATCAGGTCGGCTGCAGGTTCTGGGACTTGGCTCTGAGAGAACACGCTCATCTGAACAAA AACGGCTTGTACGATGAGGCCTTAAGCAGCTTTTTCCAGAACGTGGACTTGAG GAAAGGAGGCGGGAGGCCGTGTGAGGTCGGTGACAGGATCCGACATCTGAAGGCCAGG GCGGTGCTGGTGGACATGGAGGAGGGCGTGGTCAATCAGATCCTGCAGGGCCCACTGAGAGAGGTGTTTGACAGCGCACAGCTTCTCACGGACGTCTCGGGTTCAGGCAACAACTG GGCGGTGGGACACTTGACGTATGGCGCCACCTACAGGGAGCAGATAGTGGATAAAGTGCGTAAGGCAGCAGAGCTGTGTGACTGTCTGCAGTCCTTCCTTCTCATTCACTCCATGGGAGGAG GTACGGGCTCGGGCCTGGGGACCAGAGTACTGAACCTGCTGGAGGAGGAGTTCCCTGAAGTGTGCCGAATCGTCACCTCTGTCTATCCATCTGCAGAGGATGATGTCATCACGTCACCCTACAACAGCGTCTTGGCCATGAGAGAGCTGATGGAGCACGCCGACTGTGTCCTGCCAATCGAAAATCAG TCGTTGGTCAACATCGTGAACAAGATCAAACATATGTCTGACGGCGGACGGTCAGGCTCAGCGATCAAGAGAGATGGCACCGTGATCTCCGGTCAGGGGGGGCTCAGCGTGGCTGAAAAACCGTTTGATGCCATGAATAACATCGTTGCCAACCTGCTCCTCAGTATTACCAG CTCAGCCCGTTTCCAGGGTTCTCTCAACATGGATTTGAACGAGATCGTCATGAACCTGGTGCCGTTCCCTCGTCTGCATTTCCTGGTTCCGAGCCTGACGCCTCTCTACACGCTGGCAGACATCCACGTCTCTAGCAGAAG ACTGGATCAGATGTTCAGTGACGCCTTCAGCAAAGACCACCAGCTGATCCGTGCCGACCCGAAGCGCAGCCTCTACCTGGCCTGTGCCCTCATGGTCAGAGGCAACGTTCAGGTGTCGGATCTCCGCAGGAACATCGAGAG GTTGAAGCCTTCGCTGCCATTTGTCTCGTGGAACCAGGAAGGCTGGAAGACGGCGCTGTGCTCGGTTCCTCCGGTGGGCCACGCCTACTCACTGCTCGCTTTGGCCAACAACACCTGTGTGAAGCCTACATTCATGGAGCTGCGAGAACGCTTCAGCAAGCTCTACAGGAAGAAG GCTCACTTGCATCACTACCTGCACGTGGACGGGATGGATCAGAGCTTCTTCTCGGAGGCTCTCGGTTCTCTCAGCTCCCTGATTGAAGAGTACCATCATCTGGACGCCACTAAGGGCAGGCTGACCCCCGACACACCCAGGCTCAGCATCGCCACATGA